The Plasmodium brasilianum strain Bolivian I chromosome 14, whole genome shotgun sequence genome contains a region encoding:
- a CDS encoding AAA family ATPase produces MKILSDKIKYRILDIIFKNNLIGENEDQRTNLKNVVMNSSLIINTLRKEFLEYRRVQKGTLNNIIVDVIRNSFKNGVLLKRMEQRNNRGSMEKGSSTNEMAGSGGDKYSTVEVATSKVVSVDAASSKDASTNGRSANSRSANSGSANSGNAGFERVNALDGRNQRTGKIRLIKSEANAQSKELEMKGCNSTSDGKNIEGNKSVNRKKRNDKLKNVDDEIKDKLGKEEKRMVLRLINERMKLDMINNKTKESEKNNMIDSTMKNILKFVKVPKFGEGTSPLDEYKGIHNIKKDILCSIIYPFKYRGDNFSSIISISGNSGSGKTTLAYAIAGECDCPFFYLKLPEYIRYLSNDEKNNKMKIIFEHIRNEYNKAILCIDDVDILFSSKEDTIDIYLFTYLLSIFDNSSIIILLLSINKPYDSILYTKIQKFISMPLPTYEDRLDIFQNITKQFLLSFDTTFTASITYGFNKGQIYELINEAVNLSIYNDTLIDCVACVHNSTTTTSGMHTKLSERSSSNENGTTQENSYRNYEEGNAMHKDKIDIAYNAKDYVHMEKLENGRIKCGSIHKNQSDVHVHVQNGHRDDTTLMYNVVGVKDETYTKSGCSSMNKESSMYDRTRLSVDQTEEEEKYDLSTIDTTSSVLRDSSFAVRGEGYTKRKVSIISSVGTVRGTNGSGITNGSGSTNGSGSTNGSGSTNDNDTHAEQVRKKVRTANMHIDNDVIYESVKNVKKKMATHNRCEVPTISLDNVGSLKKIKKILETKFILPVKYANIYKHLGINKSMGILLYGPPGCGKTMLAKAISNEMRANFIAIKGPEILNKYVGESEKNVREIFAYASIYKPCLIFFDEIDSICINRANNKTAVASDRVVNQLLTEMDGLSKRESVYIIATTNRPDIIDKALLRSGRFDQLIYISLPKYKGRIDILNKLARDMPIDKDVNFSEISKLTKGYSGADLYGILRESAFIALQECRDKIDIINFDIPMLEGAQKICGKSCKNTALEVSALKDNSFYKEGKDKKDLFDTKWDDTNTSSKKNDDQNSMIDKSATTKILLNTYVNNSNDTGSTTYNLGRRKEQNFNDVEQHYSHSTYNTPMNGSINTDTYGEKGIKLICEIDQEISRAHNDINGILPDSELENINEMNDVENLAQCKQTVNKDSGKFTTFTQEDLSSGASKNWVEKNKEMKAPDARGKAEKGEIKKKKKKKKKKKMNVQMNHKTIGNMLVNVNMLVIPK; encoded by the coding sequence atgaaaatcCTTTCAGATAAAATCAAATATCGAATATtagatattatatttaaaaataatttaattggGGAAAATGAAGATCAAAGAACAAATCTTAAAAATGTTGTTATGAACTCTTCCctgataataaatacattaagAAAAGAATTTCTTGAATATAGACGAGTACAGAAAGGAACACTAAACAATATAATCGTGGATGTTATAagaaattcttttaaaaatgggGTCCTATTGAAAAGAATGGAACAAAGGAATAATAGGGGTAGTATGGAAAAGGGAAGCAGCACTAACGAGATGGCAGGCAGTGGAGGGGATAAGTATAGTACTGTTGAGGTAGCAACTTCCAAGGTAGTAAGTGTTGATGCAGCTAGTTCTAAGGATGCTAGTACGAATGGTCGTAGTGCTAATAGCCGTAGTGCTAATAGCGGTAGTGCTAATAGCGGTAATGCAGGTTTTGAAAGGGTTAACGCCCTGGATGGAAGGAACCAGCGGACGGGGAAGATCCGATTGATTAAATCAGAAGCGAATGCACAAAGTAAAGAGTTAGAAATGAAGGGATGCAATTCAACTTCAGATGGAAAAAACATCGAAGGTAATAAAAGtgttaatagaaaaaaaaggaacgataaattgaaaaatgtaGACGACGAGATAAAAGACAAACTTGGCaaagaagagaaaagaaTGGTTCTGCGGTTAATTAACGAGCGAATGAAACTAGatatgataaataataaaacaaaagagagtgaaaaaaataatatgatcGATAGTACCATGAAGAATATTCTAAAATTCGTGAAGGTACCTAAATTCGGGGAAGGGACTAGCCCGTTAGATGAGTATAAAGGAATacacaatataaaaaaagatatattatgtaGTATAATATATCCATTTAAATATAGAGGGGATAATTTTAGCTCAATTATTAGCATCAGTGGAAATAGCGGGTCAGGTAAAACAACATTAGCTTATGCTATTGCTGGGGAGTGTGACTGtccatttttttacttaaaattaCCAGAATATATAAGGTACTTAtcaaatgatgaaaaaaataataaaatgaaaataatttttgaacatataagaaatgaatataataaagcaATTCTATGTATTGATGATGTagatattttgttttcatcaAAAGAAGATACTATagacatatatttgtttacatatttattaagcATATTTGATAATTCTAGtattattatactattaCTAAGTATTAATAAACCATATgatagtatattatataccaAAATCCAAAAGTTCATTTCGATGCCTCTTCCTACATATGAAGATAGACTagatatatttcaaaatataactaAACAATTTTTACTCAGTTTTGATACAACCTTTACAGCATCTATTACCTATGGTTTTAATAAAGGACAGATATATGAACTCATCAATGAAGCAGTAAATCTTTCAATATATAACGATACGCTAATAGACTGTGTTGCATGTGTACATAATAGTACTACTACAACTTCGGGGATGCATACAAAATTAAGTGAACGTTCTAGCAGTAATGAGAACGGTACAACACAAGAGAACAGCTATCGGAATTATGAAGAAGGAAATGCTATGCATAAGGATAAAATAGATATAGCATATAATGCGAAggattatgtacatatggaaaaattagaaaatggAAGAATAAAATGTGGAAGCATTCATAAAAATCAGTCCGATGTTCATGTACATGTGCAAAATGGTCATAGGGATGATACTACATTGATGTATAATGTGGTTGGAGTGAAAGATGAAACATATACTAAGAGTGGCTGTAGCTCCATGAATAAAGAAAGCAGTATGTATGACAGGACCAGATTATCGGTAGACCAAACtgaagaagaggaaaaatATGATTTGTCAACGATTGATACGACTTCATCTGTACTACGAGACTCCTCGTTTGCTGTAAGAGGGGAGGGATATACAAAGCGGAAAGTCAGCATCATTAGCAGTGTTGGCACTGTTAGAGGTACTAATGGTAGCGGTATCACTAATGGTAGCGGTAGTACTAATGGTAGCGGTAGTACTAATGGTAGTGGTAGTACTAATGATAACGATACCCACGCTGAGCAGGTGCGCAAGAAGGTCCGAACTGCAAACATGCACATCGACAATGACGTAATTTACGAAAGTGTTAAAAacgtaaagaaaaaaatggcaACTCATAATAGGTGTGAAGTACCAACTATTAGTCTAGATAATGTTGGatcgttaaaaaaaattaagaaaatattagaaaCGAAATTTATATTACCAGTGAAATATGCGAACATATACAAACATCTGGGTATTAACAAAAGCATgggtatattattatatggaCCACCTGGATGTGGTAAAACTATGCTAGCTAAAGCTATAAGTAATGAAATGAGAGCGAATTTTATAGCTATTAAAGGACCagaaattttaaacaaatatgtTGGTGAAAGTGAAAAGAATGTACGAGAAATATTCGCATATGCATCCATATACAAACcttgtttaatattttttgatgaAATAGAtagtatatgtattaatagaGCTAATAACAAAACTGCAGTTGCATCAGATAGAGTAGTCAACCAGCTATTAACAGAAATGGATGGTCTTTCAAAAAGAGAAAGTGTTTACATTATAGCTACGACTAATAGACCAGATATTATTGATAAAGCATTATTACGTAGTGGTAGGTTTGATcaactaatatatatttctttaccGAAATATAAGGGAAGAAttgatatattaaacaaaCTTGCAAGAGATATGCCAATAGATAAAGATGTAAATTTTTCAGAAATAtcaaaattaacaaaaggGTATAGTGGAGCAGATTTGTATGGCATCCTAAGAGAGAGTGCATTTATAGCTCTACAAGAGTGTCGAGATAaaatagatataataaattttgataTTCCTATGTTGGAAGGTGCACAAAAAATATGTGGGAAATCATGTAAAAATACAGCACTAGAAGTATCTGCTTTAAAGGATAATAGTTTTTATAAAGAAGgaaaggataaaaaagatCTTTTTGACACAAAGTGGGATGATACAAATACAAGCAGTAAGAAGAATGACGATCAAAATAGCATGATAGATAAAAGTGCTACAACAaagatattattaaatacatatgtaaacaaTTCTAATGATACTGGTAGTACCACTTATAATCTAGGACGAAGGAAAGAACAAAACTTCAATGATGTTGAACAACATTATTCTCATTCAACATATAATACCCCCATGAATGGTAGTATAAATACAGACACGTATGgtgaaaaaggaataaaactGATATGTGAGATTGACCAAGAAATTTCTCGAGCacataatgatataaatggTATACTACCAGATTCTGAGTTGGAAAATATTAACGAAATGAATGATGTAGAAAATTTGGCACAATGCAAACAAACAGTGAATAAAGATTCTGGGAAATTTACCACGTTCA
- a CDS encoding superoxide dismutase [Fe], protein MVISLPKLKYAFNALSPHISEETLNFHYNKHHMGYVNKLNGLIKDTPYASKSLIEILKESTGAIFNNAAQIWNHSFYWDSMGPNCGGEPHGEIKEKIQEDFGSFNNFKDEFSNILCGHFGSGWGWLALNNNNKLVILQTHDAGNPIKDNTGIPILTCDIWEHAYYIDYRNDRAAYVKAWWNLVNWNFANENLKNALQK, encoded by the coding sequence ATGGTTATTTCACTaccaaaattaaaatatgcatttaaTGCATTATCACCCCATATAAGTGAGGAGACGTTGAATTTTCATTACAACAAGCATCATATGggatatgtaaataaattaaatggaTTAATTAAAGATACCCCATATGCTAGTAAATCATTAATTGAAATACTAAAAGAATCGACAGGTGCAATTTTTAACAACGCTGCTCAAATATGGAATCATAGTTTTTATTGGGATTCCATGGGACCAAACTGTGGCGGAGAACCTCATGGagaaattaaagaaaaaattcaGGAAGATTTTGgatcttttaataatttcaaagatgaattttcaaatatattatgtggtCATTTTGGGTCAGGTTGGGGTTGGCTAgctttaaataataataataaattagtaATATTACAAACGCATGATGCGGGAAATCCAATAAAAGATAATACTGGAATTCCTATACTAACATGTGATATTTGGGAGCATGCTTACTATATTGACTATAGAAACGATAGGGCTGCCTATGTTAAGGCATGGTGGAATTTAGTTAATTGGAATTTCGCCAACGAAAACTTGAAAAACGCTTTACAGAAATAA
- a CDS encoding selenoprotein — protein MILKRAYPFVVAILLFISSLSYSINSLYNSGVTFKKSPHYSLYVPSNIYIKNLIKKLKKNYELKTNGFTEHKIFEKTFTYDNINLKVVEMYVVNNIINFSNFLPDKFRKESSYKFLKYKEFENVENLFNCVKVLMYGNEILIFQGKLKKHFWIHLPLKYQIVKTEEDTNNYTLTFIPLQKYYSNYIIEIKIKKEKSSIKYVTYIKSREKKNDTNMFHMNIVKSIATYLTYDIFEGINNNIHIFYKRNLKYNKMNFIRSKNLLRKKTNSNMKLVFPIMQTHNFKIKRY, from the exons atgattttaaaaaGGGCATACCCTTTTGTTGTTGCAATTTTGCTCTTTATATCTTCACTAT CTTATTCAATCAATTCGTTATACAATTCTGGTGTTACGTTTAAAAAAAGCCCTCATTATTCTCTATATGTTCCATCgaacatttatattaaaaatttaattaaaaaattaaagaaaaattatgaattaaaaacaaatggaTTTACagaacataaaatatttgaaaaaaccTTTACATATGACAATATTAACTTAAAAGTTGTAGAAATGTATGTtgtgaataatattataaatttttcaaattttttgcCTGATAAGTTCAGAAAAGAATCATCATATAAATTCTTAAAATACAAAGAATTCGAAAATGtggaaaatttatttaattgtgTTAAGGTATTGATGTATggaaatgaaattttaatattccaaggaaaattgaaaaaacatttttggATACACCTACCTTTAAAATATCAAATTGTAAAAACAGAGGAGGATACAAATAACTACACATTAACATTTATTCCATTACagaaatattattctaattacattattgaaataaaaataaaaaaagaaaagagtagtataaaatatgtaacatatattaaatctagagaaaagaaaaacgatACTAATATGTTTCATATGAATATCGTAAAAAGCATTGCAACGTATTTAACATATGATATCTTTGAGGGAATAAACAATAACatccatatattttataaaagaaatctaaaatataataaaatgaattttattagatcaaaaaatttattaagaaaaaaaacgaatTCAAATATGAAACTTGTCTTTCCAATTATGCAAActcataattttaaaattaaacgGTATTAA
- a CDS encoding phospholipase DDHD1 — protein sequence MRAPPLNVKDSKSKKNSNIGNGDIKEKKNKNFFFFPKNEKHINKKFLKRKNDSEINFYEEEPYLDDNINDVDYIVLIIHGIGSNEELIINQCEDLKNSFKIVKKMWYFDYPFNIHFHIFNWKKYIIDAQIHVFDRININTMAETRKIINLSAGDIICFLHPRYGDYIMLNLYNDINKTLESLMSDSSGRFRNAKICMLGYSLGSAMAYEILHNVKVRISDSNIRYNLKSKIDYLFTLGSPLSALLSLYKPEYINDGLKLIDGIKFYNIFHGFDPVAFRIEPLIYPKIKNIPGPVLINYWRNNGARYWFEWDKNMQSAKIAIVQNLNDITSAITNGFYKFLGKTETTVEDQGTLNKNICYNKCESKDINMFLLKVKENQRKMTLQKRKIERNKKKTEKEKTLPPYDQVTERKNNTKYYHNNDNNNDNNDDNNNDDNNDDNNNDDNNDDNNNDDNNDDDNDDNNDVNNDNTNDSYPYQNSALNSHKAYNEYSNYNNYHDNDSKDNSSSYVDSTRSICASQDSNSEHSFFDDDLSSNSNDSKSSEIANKEKANNSKSVSSKYANSKLMSGKATNGNATTGGGISTNDLNDGTKNTNINKKRVDTLPNKDYNELPLRYDYQLQEFIMEHYIYPLAVAKSHFNYFIIKDISFFILKELINKTVALSYEDYLTNIEREYNSKSLNEKDNDKKEKYLKISLKASKALEEFRKYEKNMQAMSDPFNMKNFKNLI from the exons ATGAGGGCTCCTCctttaaatgtaaaagacagtaagagtaaaaaaaatagtaacatTGGCAATGGtgatataaaagaaaagaagaacaagaatttttttttttttcccaaaaatgaaaaacatattaacaagaaatttcttaaaagaaaaaatgactCTGAAATAAACTTTTATGAAGAAGAACCATATTTAGATGATAACATAAATGATGTGGATTATATTGTCTTAATAATCCATGGCATAGGATCTAATGaagaattaattataaatcaGTGTGAAGATCTTAAAAACAgttttaaaattgtaaaaaaaatgtggtATTTTGATTATCCctttaatatacatttccatatattcaactggaaaaagtatataatcGATGCTCAGATTCA CGTTTTCGacagaataaatattaacacAATGGCTGAAACCCGCAAAATTATAAACCTTTCAGCGGGGGAtatcatttgttttttacaTCCAAGATATGGCGattatataatgttaaatttgtacaatgatataaataaaactttAGAATCTTTGATGAGT GATTCCAGTGGAAGGTTCAGAAATGCAAAGATATGCATGTTAGGATACTCCCTAGGAAGTGCAATGGCATATGAAATACTACACAATGTGAAAGTGCGAATAAGTGACAGCAATATAAGatacaatttaaaaagtaaaattgattatttatttacactTGGAAGTCCATTAAGTGCattattatctttatataaaccagaatatataaatgatggtttaaaattaattgatggtataaaattttataatatttttcacgGATTTGATCCCGTAGCTTTTAGAATAGAACCATTGATATATccaaagataaaaaatattcctgggcctgttttaataaattattggaGGAATAATGGAGCTAGGTATTGGTTTGAATGGGATAAAAATATGCAGAGCGCAAAAATTGCAATAGTACAAAATCTAAATGATATTACATCTGCTATTACTAACGGattctataaatttttagGTAAAACTGAAACAACTGTAGAGGATCAAGgaacattaaataaaaatatctgCTATAATAAATGTGAGAGTAAagacataaatatgtttttattaaaagtaaaagaaaaccAAAGAAAAATGACTTTacagaaaaggaaaattgaaagaaataaaaaaaagacagaaaaggaaaaaacactACCTCCGTATGACCAAGTAACTGAACGAAAAAacaatacaaaatattatcacaataatgataataataatgataataatgatgataataataatgatgataataatgatgataataataatgatgataataatgatgataataataatgatgataataatgatgatgataatgatgataataatgatgttaataatgataatacgAACGATTCTTATCCTTATCAGAATAGCGCTCTTAACTCTCATAAAGCCTATAACGAGTACAGCAATTACAACAATTACCATGATAACGATTCTAAGGATAATTCATCGAGTTATGTTGATAGCACTAGGAGCATTTGCGCATCGCAGGATTCAAACAGTGAGCACTCTTTTTTTGATGATGACCTCAGCTCGAATTCAAATGATTCCAAGAGTAGTGAAATTGCAAACAAAGAAAAGGCAAATAATAGCAAATCGGTGAGTAGTAAGTATGCGAATAGCAAATTGATGAGTGGTAAAGCAACGAATGGCAATGCAACTACTGGCGGGGGAATCTCTACCAACGATCTAAATGATGGCACGAAAAACACAAacataaataagaaaagagTAGACACTCTTCCAAATAAGGATTATAACGAATTGCCCCTTCGATATGATTACCAGTTGCAAGAATTTATTATggaacattatatatacccATTGGCAGTGGCAAAATCACatttcaattattttattattaaagacatatcttttttcatattaaaagAGCTTATAAACAAAACAGTAGCTTTAAGTTATGAAGACTACTTAACTAATATTGAAAGAGAATATAATAGCAAGTCATTAAATGAGAAagataatgataaaaaagaaaaatatttaaaaatatcattaaaGGCAAGCAAAGCATTAGAGGAATTTCGAAAATACGAGAAAAATATGCAAGCTATGTCTGACCCTTTTAACAtgaaaaatttcaaaaatttgaTTTGA
- a CDS encoding hypothetical protein (conserved Plasmodium protein): MNNVNKTVKRGEIYFNGYLKYSKRKKVPTPDNAHCGTYSTRKQCLMASKKENVLQNMLVGKIKVNHMVDEAVEMEEVKEKENKGEKDGGNEDKDVDLTEQYEPYTREHKSSVILNNIKERLVRKNFHNGKIKKSSTPKFPEGHNSNDNCVITFLPHNNKGVSLKAENNVVLQTCSTILNGEKGGDNLLKSKDLYTQKKDCALKKNNLHNKKKKILSNKSYNDPAYLGTYQKYDSSGLYDKTYNRKSRNRINEKKSIYKYELPTIASLGKMKNLNYLNFTINENEMNKYAKMILNNLSNIYFEGNVLHNTIQLCKKTKGKKKKKFTFN, translated from the coding sequence atgaacaacGTGAACAAAACTGTCAAAAGGggagaaatatattttaatggctatttaaaatattccaaaaggaaaaaggtaCCAACTCCTGATAATGCCCATTGTGGTACATACTCAACAAGGAAGCAATGTTTGATGGCTTCAAAGAAGGAAAatgttttacaaaatatgCTAGTTGGGAAGATAAAAGTTAATCATATGGTTGATGAAGCGGTAGAAATGGAAGAAGTGAAGGAGAAGGAGAACAAAGGGGAAAAGGATGGAGGGAACGAAGATAAAGACGTAGACTTAACAGAACAATATGAACCGTACACTAGGGAACATAAATCTAGCGTTATTctaaataacataaaagaGAGGCTTGTACGAAAAAATTTTCACAAtggaaagataaaaaaaagttctaCACCTAAATTTCCAGAAGGACATAATTCTAATGACAACTGTGTTATTACCTTTCTTccacataataataaaggtGTTTCATTAAAAGCTGAAAATAACGTTGTACTGCAAACTTGCTCTACTATATTAAACGGAGAAAAGGGAGgagataatttattaaaatcaaaagatctttatacacaaaaaaaagattgtgctttgaaaaaaaataacttacataacaaaaaaaaaaaaattctatcaAATAAGAGTTATAACGATCCAGCATATTTAGGTACGTACCAGAAATATGATTCTTCTGGACTTTATGATAAAACTTATAACAGAAAAAGTAGAAACAgaataaacgaaaaaaaaagtatatataaatatgaactGCCCACTATAGCTTCTTtaggaaaaatgaaaaatttaaactatttaaattttacaattaacgaaaatgaaatgaataaatatgcaaaaatgattctaaataatttatcgaacatatattttgaagGTAACGTTTTACATAATACTATTCAACtttgtaaaaaaacaaagggtaaaaaaaaaaaaaaatttacatttaattaa